One Campylobacter sp. RM16192 genomic region harbors:
- the rplK gene encoding 50S ribosomal protein L11, protein MAKKVIGEIKLQIAAAKANPSPPVGPALGQQGVNIMEFCKAFNERTKDMAGYNIPVVITVYADRSFTFITKQPPATDLIKKAANITKGADNPLKNKVGKLTKAQILEIVEKKIVDMNTKDKEQAAKIISGSARSMGIEVID, encoded by the coding sequence ATGGCTAAAAAAGTTATAGGCGAAATTAAATTACAAATTGCAGCAGCTAAAGCAAATCCAAGCCCGCCGGTTGGTCCTGCTCTTGGTCAGCAAGGTGTAAATATTATGGAATTTTGTAAAGCATTTAACGAAAGAACAAAAGATATGGCAGGTTATAACATTCCTGTTGTTATCACAGTTTATGCCGATAGAAGCTTTACATTTATTACAAAACAACCACCTGCAACAGACCTTATAAAAAAGGCTGCAAATATTACAAAAGGTGCGGACAATCCGCTAAAAAATAAAGTAGGAAAGCTTACAAAAGCTCAAATCCTAGAGATTGTAGAGAAAAAAATCGTTGATATGAATACTAAAGATAAAGAGCAAGCAGCTAAGATTATATCCGGTTCAGCTCGTTCTATGGGTATTGAAGTAATCGACTAA
- the rplJ gene encoding 50S ribosomal protein L10, translating to MTRSEKSEIIAKLETEFKDNEAIIVCDYRGLNVKKLEVLRNAAREQNVKVQVIKNTLANIALKNADKDGMALKDTNIFIWGDQLSATKVAAKFEETNSELFKIKTAHIDGEVASVEKVKALSKMPSRDELIAMLLQVWNAPIQNFTIGLNALKEKKEQSA from the coding sequence ATGACAAGAAGCGAAAAATCTGAAATCATAGCTAAACTTGAAACTGAATTTAAAGATAATGAAGCGATTATAGTATGTGACTATCGCGGACTTAACGTTAAAAAACTTGAAGTATTAAGAAATGCTGCAAGAGAGCAAAACGTAAAGGTTCAAGTTATAAAAAATACTCTTGCAAATATCGCTCTTAAGAATGCCGATAAAGATGGCATGGCTCTTAAGGATACAAATATATTCATTTGGGGCGATCAGCTTTCAGCTACTAAAGTTGCGGCTAAATTTGAAGAGACTAACAGTGAGCTATTTAAGATTAAAACAGCACACATTGATGGCGAAGTTGCTAGTGTTGAGAAGGTTAAAGCACTATCTAAAATGCCAAGTCGTGATGAGCTTATTGCAATGTTATTGCAAGTTTGGAATGCGCCTATCCAAAATTTCACAATTGGACTAAATGCGCTTAAAGAGAAAAAAGAACAATCAGCATAA
- the secE gene encoding preprotein translocase subunit SecE, with the protein MEKLINYFKLSRAEIMKVIYPTKEQVRNAFITVFAVVAVISLFLAIVDVVMSYSLSKLI; encoded by the coding sequence ATGGAAAAACTAATAAACTATTTTAAACTCTCTCGAGCAGAGATAATGAAAGTTATTTACCCTACGAAAGAGCAAGTTAGAAATGCATTTATAACAGTTTTTGCTGTTGTGGCTGTTATTTCACTTTTTCTAGCAATTGTTGATGTAGTAATGTCTTACTCTCTTTCAAAGTTAATTTAA
- the rpmG gene encoding 50S ribosomal protein L33: MAKNNSRVKVGLKCSESGDINYTTTKNSKTTTEKLEIKKYCPRLKKHTVHKEVKLKS, translated from the coding sequence ATGGCAAAAAATAATAGTAGAGTAAAAGTAGGTCTTAAATGTTCTGAGTCTGGTGATATAAATTACACTACGACAAAAAATAGCAAGACAACCACTGAAAAGCTAGAGATTAAAAAATATTGTCCAAGATTAAAAAAACATACAGTTCATAAAGAAGTAAAGTTAAAGAGCTAA
- the tuf gene encoding elongation factor Tu, with protein MAKEKFSRNKPHVNIGTIGHVDHGKTTLTAAISAVLSRKGLAELKDYDNIDNAPEEKERGITIATSHIEYETENRHYAHVDCPGHADYVKNMITGAAQMDGAILVVSAADGPMPQTREHILLSRQVGVPYIVVFMNKADMVDDAELLELVEMEIRELLNEYNFPGDDTPIIAGSALQALNEAKAGTEGEWSAKVMELMAAVDSYIPTPTRATDKDFLMPIEDVFSISGRGTVVTGRIEKGLVKVGDTIEIVGIRDTQTTTVTGVEMFRKEMDQGEAGDNVGVLLRGTKKEDVERGMVLCKPKSITPHTKFEGEVYILTKEEGGRHTPFFNNYRPQFYVRTTDVTGSIALPEGTEMVMPGDNLKITVELIAPVALEEGTRFAIREGGRTVGSGVVSKILA; from the coding sequence ATGGCAAAAGAAAAATTTTCACGTAACAAGCCACACGTAAATATAGGTACTATCGGTCACGTTGACCATGGTAAAACAACTTTGACAGCTGCGATTTCTGCTGTTCTTTCAAGAAAAGGTCTTGCTGAGCTTAAAGATTATGATAATATCGATAATGCTCCAGAAGAGAAAGAGCGCGGTATTACTATTGCAACTTCACACATTGAGTATGAGACAGAAAATCGCCACTATGCTCACGTAGACTGCCCAGGCCACGCCGACTATGTTAAAAACATGATTACAGGTGCCGCACAAATGGACGGTGCGATTCTAGTTGTTTCTGCGGCTGATGGCCCAATGCCACAAACAAGAGAGCACATTCTTCTATCACGCCAAGTTGGTGTTCCATACATTGTTGTTTTCATGAACAAAGCTGACATGGTTGATGATGCTGAGCTTCTTGAGCTAGTTGAAATGGAAATCAGAGAGCTTCTAAACGAATATAACTTCCCTGGTGATGATACTCCTATTATAGCTGGATCTGCTCTTCAAGCTCTTAACGAGGCTAAAGCAGGTACAGAGGGTGAGTGGTCAGCAAAAGTTATGGAGCTTATGGCTGCAGTTGATAGCTATATCCCAACTCCAACTCGTGCAACAGATAAAGACTTCTTAATGCCAATCGAGGACGTGTTCTCAATTTCTGGTCGTGGAACAGTTGTTACAGGTAGAATTGAAAAAGGTCTTGTAAAAGTTGGTGATACAATCGAGATTGTTGGTATCAGAGATACTCAAACAACAACGGTTACCGGTGTTGAGATGTTTAGAAAAGAGATGGATCAAGGTGAAGCTGGAGACAACGTTGGTGTCCTTCTAAGAGGTACTAAAAAAGAAGACGTTGAGCGTGGTATGGTTCTATGCAAGCCAAAATCAATCACTCCACATACAAAATTTGAGGGTGAAGTTTATATCCTTACAAAAGAGGAAGGTGGTCGCCATACTCCATTCTTTAATAACTATAGACCACAATTTTATGTAAGAACAACTGACGTTACAGGCTCTATAGCTCTTCCTGAAGGAACAGAGATGGTTATGCCTGGTGACAACCTAAAAATTACAGTTGAGCTTATAGCACCTGTTGCTCTTGAAGAGGGAACACGTTTTGCGATCCGTGAGGGTGGTAGAACAGTTGGTTCAGGTGTTGTTTCTAAAATATTAGCTTAA
- the rplL gene encoding 50S ribosomal protein L7/L12, producing MAITKEDVLEFISNLSVLELSELVKEFEEKFGVSAAPVMVAGAAGGAAAAEVEEKTEFNVVLLDGGEKKINVIKVVRALTGLGLKEAKDAVEQTPSVLKEGISKAEAEAAKKELEEAGAKVELK from the coding sequence ATGGCAATTACTAAAGAAGATGTATTAGAATTTATCTCTAATCTTTCAGTACTAGAACTAAGTGAATTAGTAAAAGAATTCGAAGAAAAATTTGGAGTAAGCGCAGCTCCAGTTATGGTAGCAGGCGCAGCAGGTGGCGCAGCAGCAGCGGAAGTTGAAGAGAAAACTGAATTTAACGTAGTTTTACTTGACGGTGGCGAGAAAAAGATCAACGTTATTAAGGTTGTTCGCGCTCTTACAGGTCTTGGTCTTAAAGAGGCTAAAGATGCAGTTGAACAAACACCTTCAGTACTTAAAGAGGGAATTAGCAAAGCTGAAGCTGAAGCAGCTAAAAAAGAGCTTGAAGAAGCTGGCGCTAAAGTCGAACTTAAATAA
- the rpoB gene encoding DNA-directed RNA polymerase subunit beta, with the protein MLNSLYSGNRLRVDFSNVAKEIDVPNLLQLQKKSFDYFLNLGENQGESGIEKVFKSIFPIHDPQNRLSLEYVSSEIGKPKYTIRECMERGLTYSVNLKMKIRLIVHEKDEKTGEKIGVKDIKEQEIFIREIPLMTDRISFIINGVERVVVNQLHRSPGVIFKEEESPTVVNKLIYTAQIIPDRGSWLYFEYDTKDVLYVRINKRRKVPVTILFRALGYKKQDIIKLFYPIQTLTIKNNKFLTEFNPEDYVGRIEYDIKDEDGNVLHQAGKRLTKKKADEIIKSGIKWVEYPTEILVNRFLATPVIDKESGEVIYDTLAQLDENKLAKILADQDTIEIANDLAAGVDDAIINSFIADGETLKLLRQTENVEDENDLAAIRIYKVMRPGEPVVKDAAKTFVNDLFFNPERYDLTQVGRMKMNHKLGLDVPEYVTVLTNEDIIKTAKYLIKVKNGQGHIDDRDHLGNRRIRSIGELLANELHLGFVKMQKAIRDKFTSLSSSIEEIMPYDLVNPKMITTTITEFFTGGQLSQFMDQTNPLSEVTHKRRLSALGEGGLVKERAGFEVRDVHPTHYGRICPVETPEGQNIGLINTLSTYAKVNNLGFVEAPYKRVVDGKVTEEIVYLTATQEENIVIAPASTLIDDHGYIVEDLIEARQDGEMILAKREDVKLIDLCSGMIAGVAASLIPFLEHDDANRALMGSNMQRQAVPLLRSSAPIVGTGMERIVARDAWEAIKARRPGVVEKVDNKNIFILGEDEAGPYIDHYSMEKNLRTNQNTTFCQHPIVRKGDNVEAGQVIADGPSMERGELAIGKNALIAFMPWNGYNYEDAIVISEKMIREDAFTSVHIYEKEIEARELKDGVEEITKDIPNIKEEDLMHLDENGIIKIGTHVKPGMILVGKVSPKGEVKPTPEERLLRAIFGEKAGHVVNKSLYATASMEGVVVDVKIFTKKGYEKDNRTNKAYEEEKLNLEKEHHDRLLMMDREEMLKVTSLLSKNALSDSLTIGKKEYKKGSKIDKADLENINRFTLNSIVKSYAKDVQKKYDELKNYFQNEKKKLKEEHDAKIEILEKDDILPSGVVKLVKVYIATKRKLKVGDKMAGRHGNKGIVSNIVPEVDMPYLPSGQAVDIVLNPLGVPSRMNIGQILESHLGLVGYRLGEQINQIFEEKKGEWIKTLRAKMIEIADVSKFTDAKKAISSISDEDLIDYARDWSNGVKFATPIFEGVKVEEFAKLFEMAKIDMDGKSELYDGRTGSKIKERVNVGCMYMLKLHHLVDEKVHARSTGPYSLVTQQPVGGKALFGGQRFGEMEVWALEAYGAAHTLREMLTVKSDDVEGRLMAYKALTRGENVPETGIPETFFVLTNELKSLALDVEIYDEEDNNE; encoded by the coding sequence ATGCTAAACAGTTTATACTCAGGAAATCGTCTTAGAGTTGATTTTTCAAATGTTGCTAAAGAGATTGATGTTCCTAACCTATTACAATTACAAAAAAAGAGTTTTGATTATTTTCTAAATTTGGGCGAAAATCAGGGCGAAAGCGGTATCGAAAAAGTTTTTAAATCAATATTTCCTATACATGATCCGCAAAATAGACTTTCGCTTGAATATGTAAGCTCAGAGATTGGCAAGCCTAAATACACTATTAGAGAGTGTATGGAAAGAGGTCTTACTTACTCTGTAAATTTAAAGATGAAAATTCGCCTTATAGTCCATGAAAAAGATGAGAAAACAGGTGAAAAGATCGGTGTAAAAGATATAAAAGAACAAGAAATTTTTATACGTGAAATTCCTCTTATGACAGATAGAATTTCATTTATCATAAACGGTGTCGAAAGAGTTGTGGTAAATCAACTTCATAGAAGCCCTGGTGTTATATTTAAAGAAGAAGAGAGCCCAACTGTCGTAAATAAGCTAATTTACACAGCCCAGATTATTCCTGACCGCGGTTCTTGGCTATACTTTGAATACGATACAAAAGACGTTTTATACGTTCGTATTAATAAACGCAGAAAAGTTCCTGTAACTATACTATTTAGAGCGCTTGGATATAAAAAACAAGATATTATAAAACTATTTTATCCTATCCAAACTCTAACTATTAAAAACAATAAATTTTTAACTGAATTTAACCCTGAAGATTATGTAGGCAGAATAGAGTATGATATAAAAGACGAAGATGGTAATGTGCTTCACCAAGCCGGAAAAAGACTTACCAAGAAGAAAGCTGATGAGATTATTAAAAGTGGCATTAAGTGGGTAGAGTATCCTACTGAAATTTTGGTCAATAGATTTTTAGCTACTCCAGTAATTGATAAAGAGAGCGGGGAAGTTATATATGATACTCTTGCGCAGCTTGATGAGAATAAATTGGCTAAAATTTTAGCAGATCAGGATACTATAGAGATAGCAAATGACCTTGCAGCAGGTGTTGACGATGCGATTATCAACTCGTTTATCGCAGATGGCGAAACTCTAAAACTTCTTAGACAAACTGAAAACGTAGAGGATGAAAACGACCTTGCGGCGATTAGAATTTACAAGGTTATGCGTCCTGGAGAGCCTGTCGTAAAAGACGCTGCAAAGACATTTGTAAATGATCTGTTCTTCAATCCTGAAAGATATGATCTAACTCAAGTTGGTCGTATGAAGATGAATCACAAGCTTGGACTTGATGTTCCTGAATATGTAACCGTTCTAACAAATGAAGATATCATAAAAACAGCAAAATATCTTATAAAAGTTAAAAACGGACAAGGCCATATAGACGATAGAGACCACCTTGGAAACAGACGTATCCGCTCTATCGGTGAGCTTTTGGCAAACGAACTTCATCTTGGTTTTGTTAAGATGCAAAAGGCTATCCGCGATAAATTTACAAGCTTAAGCAGTAGCATTGAAGAGATTATGCCTTATGATCTTGTAAATCCAAAGATGATTACTACGACTATAACAGAATTTTTTACGGGCGGACAGCTAAGCCAGTTTATGGATCAGACAAACCCTCTAAGTGAAGTTACACACAAGCGCCGCTTGTCGGCACTTGGTGAGGGTGGACTTGTAAAAGAGCGTGCCGGATTTGAGGTGCGTGACGTTCACCCTACACACTACGGCAGAATTTGCCCTGTAGAGACCCCGGAAGGTCAAAACATCGGTCTTATAAACACACTTTCAACTTATGCAAAAGTAAATAACCTAGGTTTTGTTGAAGCGCCTTATAAGAGAGTTGTTGACGGCAAAGTAACTGAGGAGATTGTCTATCTAACTGCAACTCAAGAGGAAAATATAGTAATAGCTCCGGCTTCAACACTTATAGACGATCATGGCTATATAGTAGAGGATCTTATAGAGGCTAGACAAGACGGAGAGATGATACTTGCTAAGCGTGAGGATGTTAAGCTTATAGACCTTTGTTCTGGTATGATAGCGGGTGTTGCGGCTTCTCTTATTCCGTTTTTGGAACATGACGATGCTAACCGTGCATTGATGGGTTCAAACATGCAACGTCAAGCAGTTCCGCTTCTTCGCTCATCAGCTCCTATTGTAGGAACCGGAATGGAAAGAATCGTAGCGCGCGATGCTTGGGAAGCAATTAAAGCAAGACGTCCAGGTGTTGTTGAAAAGGTTGATAATAAAAATATATTTATTTTGGGTGAAGATGAGGCGGGTCCTTATATAGACCATTACTCTATGGAGAAAAATTTAAGAACCAACCAAAACACAACATTTTGTCAGCATCCTATTGTAAGAAAAGGTGATAACGTAGAGGCTGGTCAAGTTATAGCTGATGGCCCCAGCATGGAGCGTGGCGAGCTTGCCATAGGTAAAAATGCACTTATAGCATTTATGCCTTGGAATGGTTATAACTATGAGGATGCGATCGTAATCAGCGAAAAGATGATACGTGAAGACGCTTTTACAAGTGTGCATATCTATGAAAAAGAGATAGAAGCTAGAGAGCTAAAAGACGGTGTCGAAGAGATCACAAAAGATATTCCAAACATCAAAGAAGAAGATCTTATGCACCTTGATGAAAACGGAATTATAAAAATAGGTACACATGTAAAACCTGGAATGATTCTAGTAGGTAAAGTATCTCCAAAGGGAGAGGTTAAACCAACTCCTGAAGAGAGACTTCTAAGGGCTATCTTTGGTGAAAAAGCAGGACACGTTGTCAATAAATCTCTATATGCGACAGCTTCTATGGAAGGTGTTGTAGTAGATGTTAAAATCTTTACAAAAAAAGGCTATGAGAAAGACAATAGAACAAATAAGGCCTATGAAGAAGAGAAGCTAAATTTGGAAAAAGAGCATCATGATCGCCTACTTATGATGGATAGAGAGGAGATGCTAAAAGTAACTTCTTTATTATCCAAAAATGCTCTTTCTGATAGTTTAACTATCGGTAAAAAAGAGTATAAAAAAGGAAGCAAGATAGACAAAGCAGATCTTGAGAATATCAACCGCTTTACACTAAATAGTATTGTAAAAAGCTATGCAAAAGATGTTCAGAAAAAATATGATGAGCTTAAAAACTACTTCCAAAATGAAAAGAAAAAATTAAAAGAAGAGCATGACGCTAAGATAGAAATTTTAGAAAAAGATGATATCTTGCCAAGCGGAGTTGTTAAACTTGTAAAAGTATATATAGCTACAAAACGCAAACTTAAAGTAGGCGATAAGATGGCTGGACGTCACGGTAACAAGGGTATTGTTTCAAATATAGTTCCAGAAGTTGATATGCCATATCTTCCGAGCGGACAGGCTGTAGATATTGTATTAAATCCGCTAGGTGTTCCAAGCCGTATGAATATAGGTCAAATTTTAGAAAGCCATCTCGGTCTTGTGGGCTACCGCTTAGGTGAGCAGATAAATCAAATTTTCGAAGAGAAAAAGGGCGAGTGGATCAAAACGCTTCGTGCTAAGATGATTGAGATAGCTGATGTTTCTAAATTTACAGATGCTAAAAAAGCAATATCTAGCATAAGCGATGAGGATTTAATCGACTATGCAAGAGATTGGTCAAATGGTGTAAAATTTGCTACTCCTATTTTTGAAGGTGTTAAAGTAGAGGAATTTGCAAAGCTATTTGAGATGGCTAAAATCGATATGGATGGTAAGAGCGAGCTTTACGACGGGCGAACTGGCTCAAAAATAAAAGAGAGAGTAAACGTAGGCTGCATGTATATGCTTAAGCTTCACCACTTGGTTGATGAGAAAGTTCACGCAAGAAGTACCGGACCATACAGCCTTGTTACACAACAACCTGTTGGCGGTAAGGCTCTATTTGGTGGTCAAAGATTTGGAGAGATGGAGGTTTGGGCACTTGAGGCTTACGGTGCAGCACATACTCTAAGAGAGATGTTAACTGTAAAATCAGACGATGTTGAAGGTCGTTTGATGGCTTATAAAGCACTAACAAGAGGCGAAAATGTACCAGAAACAGGAATTCCTGAGACGTTTTTTGTTTTAACAAACGAGCTTAAATCTCTAGCGCTTGACGTTGAGATATACGATGAGGAAGATAACAATGAGTGA
- the rplA gene encoding 50S ribosomal protein L1, translating to MSKKNTKRFSELLKKVDANKIYTLIEAIDTVKTLASAKFDETVEIALKLNVDPRHADQMVRGSVVLPAGTGKTVRVAVIAKDAKADEAKAAGADIVGSDDLIEDIQKGIMNFDVLIATPNLMGLVGKVGRILGPKGLMPNPKTGTVTMDVAQAVNNAKSGQVNFRVDKQGNIHAGLGKVSFSKEQLNDNISTFIKAINKHKPVAAKGRYIKTAALSLTMSPSVSLETQELIDLR from the coding sequence ATGTCAAAGAAAAATACTAAAAGATTTAGCGAATTACTAAAAAAAGTAGACGCTAATAAAATATATACTTTAATTGAGGCGATTGATACTGTAAAAACTCTTGCTTCTGCAAAATTCGACGAAACAGTTGAGATAGCACTTAAACTTAATGTTGATCCAAGACACGCTGATCAAATGGTTAGAGGCTCTGTCGTTCTTCCTGCAGGTACAGGCAAAACTGTTCGTGTAGCTGTTATTGCCAAAGATGCTAAAGCTGATGAGGCTAAGGCAGCTGGTGCAGATATTGTAGGAAGCGACGATCTAATTGAAGATATACAAAAAGGCATAATGAATTTTGATGTTTTGATAGCTACGCCAAATTTAATGGGTCTAGTTGGTAAAGTTGGTAGAATTTTAGGACCAAAAGGTCTTATGCCAAACCCAAAAACAGGCACAGTTACAATGGATGTTGCGCAAGCTGTCAATAATGCGAAGAGTGGTCAGGTGAATTTCCGTGTCGATAAGCAAGGAAATATTCACGCAGGTCTTGGTAAAGTAAGCTTCTCAAAAGAGCAGCTAAATGATAATATCTCAACTTTCATTAAGGCTATAAACAAACATAAACCAGTAGCTGCAAAAGGTAGATATATTAAAACTGCAGCACTATCGCTAACTATGAGTCCATCTGTTTCACTTGAGACTCAAGAGTTAATAGATTTACGTTAA
- the nusG gene encoding transcription termination/antitermination protein NusG — translation MAHKWYAIQTYAGSEMSVKRAIENLVKDHNIEEQLKEVVVPTEDVIEIKNGKKKINERSLYPGYAFAHLDLDTALWHKIQSLPKVGRFIGESKKPTPLSDKDINLILEKVQKRGAPKPKISFENGESVRITEGPFANFTGIVEEYDMIHGKLRLNVSIFGRSTPVEILYSQVEKIV, via the coding sequence ATGGCACATAAATGGTATGCGATTCAAACTTATGCCGGCAGCGAGATGAGCGTTAAGAGAGCTATTGAAAATTTAGTCAAAGATCACAACATTGAAGAGCAATTAAAAGAGGTTGTTGTCCCGACTGAAGACGTTATAGAGATTAAAAACGGCAAGAAAAAAATAAACGAGAGAAGTCTTTATCCCGGATATGCTTTTGCACACCTTGATCTAGATACCGCTCTTTGGCATAAGATTCAATCTCTGCCAAAAGTTGGAAGATTTATAGGTGAGTCTAAAAAGCCGACACCGTTAAGCGATAAAGATATAAATTTGATTTTGGAAAAAGTCCAAAAACGTGGAGCGCCTAAACCTAAAATTTCATTTGAAAACGGTGAAAGCGTTCGTATAACAGAAGGACCTTTTGCAAATTTTACCGGCATAGTCGAAGAGTACGATATGATACATGGAAAATTAAGATTAAATGTTTCTATTTTCGGTAGAAGCACGCCGGTTGAAATTTTATATTCACAAGTTGAGAAGATAGTATAA